Proteins from one Embleya scabrispora genomic window:
- a CDS encoding CoA-acylating methylmalonate-semialdehyde dehydrogenase produces the protein MVRELSHFIGGKHVTGTSGVFGDVYDPNTGQVQARVPLADRADTLTAIADAERAQPEWADWNPQRRARVLARFLQLVEPERESLARLLSAEHGKTIADAHGDLQRGLEVVEFATGIPHLLKGEFTDNAGSGIDVHSLRQPLGVVAGITPFNFPAMIPLWKIAPAIACGNAFVLKPSERDPSVPLRLAELFLEAGLPPGVLNVVHGGKESVDTLLEDPRVQALGFVGSTAIAEYVYTTATANGKRAQCFGGAKNHLIVMPDADLDQVVEALIGAGYGSAGERCMAISVAVPVGAETADALVDKLVARIATLRVGPSHDPEADFGPLVGRDALDRVRGYLDIGVAEGAKLLLDGRDLRVPGHEDGYFVGASLFDNVTPSMRVYREEIFGPVLSVVRAASYEDALGLASGHEYGNGVAIFTRDGDTARDFSRRVNTGMVGINVPIPVPVAYHTFGGWKRSGFGDLNQHGPDSIRFYTRTKTVTSRWPSTARESANFDIPTMD, from the coding sequence ATGGTCCGCGAGCTTTCCCACTTCATCGGCGGCAAGCACGTCACTGGCACCTCCGGCGTGTTCGGCGACGTGTACGACCCCAACACCGGACAGGTACAGGCCCGCGTTCCTCTCGCGGATCGCGCCGACACCTTGACGGCGATCGCCGACGCCGAACGGGCGCAGCCCGAGTGGGCCGACTGGAATCCCCAGCGGCGCGCCCGGGTCCTGGCCCGCTTCCTGCAACTGGTCGAGCCCGAACGCGAATCGCTCGCCCGGCTGCTGTCCGCCGAACACGGCAAGACCATCGCGGACGCCCATGGTGACCTGCAACGCGGCCTGGAAGTCGTGGAGTTCGCCACCGGCATCCCACACCTGCTCAAGGGGGAATTCACCGACAACGCGGGCAGCGGGATCGACGTGCACTCGCTGCGCCAACCGCTCGGCGTGGTCGCCGGCATCACCCCCTTCAACTTCCCCGCGATGATCCCGCTGTGGAAGATCGCTCCCGCCATCGCCTGCGGCAACGCGTTCGTGCTCAAGCCGTCCGAGCGCGACCCCTCGGTGCCGCTGCGCCTGGCCGAGCTTTTCCTGGAAGCCGGTCTGCCGCCCGGCGTGCTGAACGTGGTCCACGGCGGCAAGGAGAGCGTGGACACGCTCCTGGAGGACCCGCGCGTCCAGGCGCTCGGCTTTGTCGGCTCGACCGCGATCGCCGAGTACGTGTACACGACCGCCACCGCGAACGGCAAGCGCGCCCAGTGCTTCGGCGGCGCCAAGAACCACCTGATCGTGATGCCGGACGCCGATCTCGACCAGGTCGTCGAGGCCCTGATCGGGGCCGGGTACGGCTCCGCGGGCGAGCGCTGCATGGCCATCTCGGTGGCGGTTCCCGTCGGCGCCGAGACCGCGGACGCGCTGGTGGACAAGCTCGTCGCCCGGATCGCGACTCTGCGGGTGGGCCCCTCGCACGACCCCGAGGCCGACTTCGGCCCGCTCGTGGGCCGGGACGCACTCGACCGGGTGCGCGGCTACCTGGACATCGGTGTGGCCGAAGGCGCCAAGCTGCTCCTCGACGGCCGGGACCTGCGGGTGCCGGGCCACGAGGACGGCTACTTCGTCGGCGCGTCGTTGTTCGATAACGTGACGCCCTCGATGCGGGTGTACCGCGAGGAGATCTTCGGCCCGGTGTTGTCCGTGGTCCGCGCGGCGTCCTACGAGGACGCGCTGGGGCTGGCGAGCGGGCACGAGTACGGCAACGGCGTGGCGATCTTCACCCGCGACGGCGACACCGCCCGCGACTTCTCCCGCCGGGTGAACACCGGCATGGTCGGCATCAACGTGCCCATCCCGGTGCCGGTGGCCTACCACACCTTCGGCGGCTGGAAGAGGTCCGGATTCGGCGACCTGAACCAGCATGGCCCGGACTCGATCCGCTTCTACACCCGTACGAAGACGGTGACCTCGCGCTGGCCGTCGACCGCGCGCGAGAGTGCGAACTTCGACATTCCGACGATGGACTGA
- a CDS encoding acyl-CoA dehydrogenase family protein, which produces MTALTVDQIAILETTRDFAREHLAPHAIEWDRTGHFPVDVLRKGAELGLGGVTVREDEGGSGLGRLDSVLVYEALAGGCPTIAAYYSIHNMVASMIDRHGTPHQRSRWLPGLCSMRDLASYCLTEPGAGSDAAALTTRAVRDGDDYVLRGVKQFISGAGSSAVYVVMARTGGDGADGISAFVVEADTDGLSFGPNERKMGWHAQPTRQVILESVRVPAAHRLGAEGDGFRIAMAGLNGGRIGIAACSLGGAQAALDAAVRHLTDREAFGARLIDAPALRFQLADMATELEAARTLVWHAASSLDEDDPRAPQLCAMAKRFATDTAFSVADRALQLHGGYGYLADYGIEKIVRDLRVHRILEGTNEIMRVIVARALIGAAR; this is translated from the coding sequence ATGACCGCGCTCACCGTAGACCAGATCGCCATCCTCGAAACCACCCGCGACTTCGCCCGCGAACACCTCGCCCCACACGCGATCGAGTGGGACCGCACCGGACACTTCCCCGTCGACGTCCTGCGCAAGGGCGCCGAACTCGGCCTCGGCGGCGTCACCGTCCGCGAGGACGAGGGCGGTTCGGGACTCGGCCGACTGGACTCCGTACTCGTCTACGAGGCCCTGGCCGGTGGTTGCCCGACCATCGCCGCCTACTATTCCATCCACAACATGGTCGCCTCGATGATCGACCGGCACGGGACGCCGCACCAGCGCTCCCGCTGGTTGCCGGGTCTGTGCTCGATGCGCGACCTGGCCAGCTACTGCCTGACCGAACCGGGCGCCGGATCGGACGCCGCAGCCCTGACCACCCGCGCGGTCCGCGACGGGGACGACTATGTCCTGCGCGGGGTCAAGCAGTTCATCTCCGGCGCCGGCTCGTCCGCGGTGTACGTGGTGATGGCGCGCACCGGCGGGGACGGCGCCGACGGGATCTCCGCCTTCGTGGTGGAGGCCGACACCGACGGGCTGTCCTTCGGGCCGAACGAGCGCAAGATGGGGTGGCATGCCCAGCCCACTCGCCAGGTGATCCTGGAGAGCGTGCGGGTGCCTGCCGCTCATCGTCTCGGCGCCGAGGGCGACGGCTTCAGGATCGCCATGGCCGGCCTCAACGGCGGTCGGATCGGTATCGCCGCCTGCTCGCTGGGCGGCGCGCAGGCGGCACTGGATGCCGCCGTGCGTCATCTCACCGACCGCGAGGCGTTCGGTGCGCGGCTCATCGACGCACCGGCCCTGCGGTTCCAACTCGCCGATATGGCCACGGAACTGGAGGCCGCCCGCACGCTCGTGTGGCACGCCGCGTCCTCGCTCGACGAGGACGACCCCAGGGCGCCCCAACTGTGCGCGATGGCCAAACGGTTCGCCACCGATACCGCCTTCTCGGTGGCCGACCGCGCGTTGCAACTGCACGGCGGATACGGCTATCTCGCCGACTACGGCATCGAGAAGATCGTCCGCGACCTGCGGGTGCACCGCATCCTCGAAGGAACCAACGAGATCATGCGCGTGATCGTCGCGCGCGCCCTGATCGGAGCGGCCCGATGA
- a CDS encoding enoyl-CoA hydratase/isomerase family protein: MTTPTTEHDQPVLTHRQGALGRIVLNRPAALNALTHDMVRRIDAALTAWEYDDGVRLVVISGAGERGLCAGGDIRAIHADAVSGGTASLDFWRDEYRLNARIARYPKAYVAVMDGIVMGGGVGISAHGKVRIVTERSTIAMPETGIGFVPDVGGTHLLARAPGESGTHLALTGSAISAGDAIACGLADHFVPSHRLDAVIEALATGTPADVLGRFADPAPSGELAERRAWIDTCYASDNVEEILERLEDSGEPAAKQAAEQIRAKSPTALKVTLASLRRARELDSLEAVLEQEYRVSSAALTAPDLAEGIRAQVIDKDRTPNWSPPTLDAVRPEDVGRFFRAPAEGAPRLDFASVTTEVNR, translated from the coding sequence ATGACCACCCCCACCACCGAACACGACCAGCCCGTACTGACCCACCGGCAGGGTGCTCTGGGCCGGATCGTGCTCAACCGGCCCGCGGCGCTCAACGCGCTCACCCACGACATGGTCCGCCGCATCGACGCGGCGCTGACCGCGTGGGAATACGACGACGGCGTACGGCTGGTGGTGATCAGCGGCGCGGGCGAGCGCGGCCTGTGCGCGGGCGGCGACATCCGCGCCATCCATGCCGACGCCGTCTCCGGCGGCACCGCGAGCCTTGACTTCTGGCGCGACGAATACCGGCTCAACGCCCGCATCGCCCGCTATCCCAAGGCCTACGTCGCCGTCATGGACGGCATCGTGATGGGCGGCGGTGTCGGCATCTCCGCGCATGGGAAGGTGCGCATCGTCACCGAGCGCTCGACGATCGCGATGCCCGAGACCGGCATCGGCTTCGTCCCCGACGTCGGCGGCACCCACCTGCTCGCCCGAGCCCCCGGCGAGTCGGGTACGCACCTGGCGCTGACGGGCTCCGCGATCAGCGCGGGCGACGCGATCGCCTGCGGCCTCGCCGACCACTTCGTGCCCTCGCACCGCCTGGACGCGGTGATCGAGGCGTTGGCCACCGGGACGCCGGCCGACGTCCTCGGCCGCTTCGCAGACCCGGCGCCCTCGGGCGAACTCGCCGAGCGCCGCGCCTGGATCGACACGTGCTACGCGAGCGACAACGTCGAGGAGATCCTCGAACGACTGGAGGACAGCGGCGAACCGGCGGCCAAGCAGGCCGCCGAACAGATCCGCGCGAAGTCGCCCACCGCGCTGAAGGTGACCCTGGCGAGCCTGCGCCGCGCGCGTGAACTCGACTCTTTGGAAGCCGTGTTGGAACAGGAGTATCGGGTGTCGAGTGCCGCACTGACCGCACCCGACCTGGCCGAGGGCATCCGCGCCCAGGTGATCGACAAGGACCGGACACCGAACTGGTCGCCCCCGACGCTGGACGCCGTGCGGCCCGAGGACGTGGGCCGCTTCTTCCGGGCACCGGCCGAGGGAGCCCCGCGCCTGGACTTCGCGTCCGTGACCACGGAGGTGAATCGATGA
- the mmsB gene encoding 3-hydroxyisobutyrate dehydrogenase gives MTTTRTVAFVGLGNMGGPMAANLVTAGHVVNGFDLALEALEQARHKGVRIAGSPAEAAVDADVVVTMLPGGAHVLDCYRGPNGLLAAAPAGALFVDCSTIDVADAHAAHAAVRATGRRALDAPVSGGVVGAVAGTLTFMVGADDEDFATIEPLLTAMGRRVVHCGPAGAGQAAKICNNMILGATMIAVSEAFVLGEHLGLSHQALFDVASAASGQCWALTTNCPVPGPVPASPANHDYRPGFAGALMAKDLRLAANAIRAGGVAAELGLHAAEMYAAFAENGGANRDFSAVIHTIRDHDTDTVAGEGNAPA, from the coding sequence ATGACGACGACCCGCACCGTCGCGTTCGTCGGATTGGGCAATATGGGTGGTCCGATGGCTGCCAACCTGGTCACGGCCGGACATGTCGTCAACGGATTCGACCTGGCCCTCGAGGCCTTGGAACAGGCCCGGCACAAGGGTGTCCGTATCGCCGGATCCCCTGCGGAAGCCGCCGTCGACGCGGATGTGGTGGTCACCATGCTGCCCGGCGGGGCGCATGTCCTGGACTGTTACCGGGGCCCGAACGGACTCCTGGCCGCGGCCCCGGCCGGGGCGTTGTTCGTCGACTGTTCGACGATCGACGTCGCCGACGCGCACGCCGCGCACGCCGCTGTGCGTGCGACGGGTCGTCGCGCGCTGGACGCGCCGGTGTCCGGGGGAGTGGTCGGCGCGGTCGCCGGCACGCTCACATTCATGGTCGGCGCCGACGATGAGGACTTCGCCACGATCGAACCCTTGTTGACCGCGATGGGGCGTCGCGTCGTGCACTGCGGTCCGGCCGGTGCCGGGCAGGCCGCGAAGATCTGCAACAACATGATCCTGGGCGCCACCATGATCGCGGTCAGCGAGGCGTTCGTACTCGGCGAGCACCTCGGGCTGTCCCACCAGGCGCTGTTCGATGTCGCCTCGGCCGCTTCCGGCCAGTGCTGGGCGCTGACCACGAACTGCCCGGTTCCCGGCCCGGTCCCGGCGAGCCCGGCCAACCACGACTACCGGCCCGGCTTCGCCGGCGCCCTGATGGCCAAGGACCTGCGGCTGGCCGCCAACGCGATCCGCGCGGGCGGGGTGGCGGCCGAACTGGGCCTGCACGCGGCCGAGATGTACGCGGCGTTCGCCGAGAACGGCGGCGCGAACCGGGACTTCTCCGCCGTCATTCACACCATCAGGGACCACGACACCGACACCGTCGCAGGCGAAGGGAACGCCCCCGCATGA
- a CDS encoding enoyl-CoA hydratase, whose product MTEYETILVERHDRTALITLNRPKALNALNLTVMAEVVDAATTLDRDPDVGALVITGSAKAFAAGADIKEMQPNGYMDVYLSDWFSAWDRLGEVRKPTIAAVSGYALGGGCELAMMCDILLAADTAVFGQPEIKLGVIPGIGGSQRLTRAIGKAKAMDLCLTGRTMNADEAERAGLVSRVVPAADLLTEALATAATIAGMSTPIAMMAKESVNRAFETTLAEGVRFERRLFHATFATVDQKEGMAAFTEKRTPSFTHR is encoded by the coding sequence ATGACCGAGTACGAGACCATCCTGGTCGAACGCCACGATCGCACCGCGCTGATCACGCTCAACCGACCCAAGGCACTCAACGCCCTCAACCTCACGGTGATGGCCGAGGTGGTCGACGCCGCGACCACGCTGGACCGCGACCCCGACGTCGGCGCACTGGTGATCACCGGCTCCGCGAAGGCGTTCGCCGCCGGCGCGGACATCAAGGAGATGCAGCCCAACGGCTACATGGACGTCTACCTCTCCGACTGGTTCTCCGCCTGGGACCGCCTCGGCGAGGTCCGCAAGCCCACCATCGCCGCGGTCTCCGGCTACGCGCTCGGCGGCGGATGCGAACTCGCCATGATGTGCGACATCCTCCTCGCCGCCGACACCGCGGTGTTCGGCCAGCCCGAGATCAAGCTCGGCGTGATCCCCGGCATCGGCGGTTCGCAGCGGCTGACGCGGGCGATCGGCAAGGCCAAGGCGATGGACCTGTGTCTGACCGGCCGCACGATGAACGCCGACGAGGCCGAACGCGCCGGCCTGGTCTCGCGCGTCGTCCCCGCCGCGGACCTGCTCACCGAGGCCCTGGCCACCGCCGCGACCATCGCGGGCATGTCGACGCCGATCGCGATGATGGCGAAGGAGAGCGTCAACCGCGCCTTCGAGACCACCCTCGCCGAGGGCGTGCGCTTCGAACGACGCCTGTTCCACGCCACGTTCGCGACGGTCGACCAGAAGGAGGGCATGGCGGCGTTCACCGAGAAGCGCACACCGTCGTTCACCCACCGCTGA
- a CDS encoding ECF transporter S component — protein sequence MTTVTDTRKRVNAIRITARTAIVLTIASIAGLAMFLWPLFASPSPESAAHSGDAPLIFAVTLPFVVAVVLAELTSGGLDSKALAMLGVLSAINAALRPLGAGTAGIETVFFMLVLAGRVFGPGFGFVLGCTSLFASALLTAGVGPWLPFQMLASAWVGLGAGLLPRRVRGRREIVMLACYGAFAAYAFGFLMNMWFWPFLADSESMVGPAFVPGDGILDNLRRFFVFTVLTSTFGWDTGRAITNCVAIVLVGPAVLAALRRASRKAAFEAPIVFEPAPADNSLTQARKWTSTSR from the coding sequence ATGACGACCGTCACCGACACGCGCAAACGCGTCAACGCGATCCGGATCACCGCGCGGACCGCGATCGTGCTCACCATCGCCTCGATCGCGGGCCTGGCCATGTTCCTGTGGCCGCTGTTCGCCTCCCCCTCCCCCGAATCGGCCGCGCACTCGGGTGACGCACCGCTCATCTTCGCCGTCACGCTGCCGTTCGTGGTCGCGGTGGTGCTGGCCGAACTCACCAGTGGTGGGCTCGACTCCAAGGCGCTGGCCATGCTCGGCGTGCTCTCCGCGATCAACGCGGCGCTGCGCCCGCTCGGCGCCGGCACGGCCGGGATCGAGACGGTGTTCTTCATGCTCGTCCTGGCCGGACGCGTATTCGGCCCCGGTTTCGGGTTCGTGCTCGGCTGTACCTCGTTGTTCGCGTCCGCCCTGCTGACCGCGGGCGTCGGACCGTGGCTGCCGTTTCAAATGCTGGCCTCGGCCTGGGTCGGACTCGGCGCGGGGCTGCTGCCCCGACGCGTCCGGGGGCGGCGCGAGATCGTCATGCTCGCCTGCTACGGCGCCTTCGCCGCCTACGCGTTCGGCTTCCTCATGAACATGTGGTTCTGGCCGTTCCTCGCCGACTCCGAATCCATGGTCGGCCCGGCCTTCGTCCCCGGCGACGGCATCCTGGACAACCTGCGCCGGTTCTTCGTGTTCACCGTGCTCACCTCGACCTTCGGATGGGACACCGGCCGCGCCATCACCAACTGCGTCGCGATCGTCCTCGTCGGCCCGGCGGTACTGGCCGCCCTGCGGCGCGCATCCCGCAAGGCCGCGTTCGAGGCACCGATCGTGTTCGAACCCGCCCCAGCCGACAACAGCCTTACGCAGGCGCGGAAGTGGACTTCGACTTCGAGGTGA
- a CDS encoding ABC transporter ATP-binding protein — MIEFRDVTITYADAPAPALRDVQLTIPEGELCLVVGRTGAGKSTLLGAINGLVPHFTGGTLRGSVLVDGIETRSQPPREFAHLVGVVGQDPLAGFVTDTVEEELAYGMEQLAIPSAVMRKRVEETLDLLGIAELRHRPLRTLSGGQQQRVAIGAVLTAHPRVLVLDEPTSALDPTAAEDVLAAITRLVHDLGITAIVAEHRMERVVQYADRLVHLPGDRTVRDGAPAEILETCDIAPPVVELGRLAGWSPLPLSVRDARRLAAPLRARLADRTPPGPRSAHSTAAPLLTARRIIVRYGDVIAVRGLDLELPAGQVTALMGRNGSGKSSLLWALQGSGPRQGGTVDVAGADPGRAEPKRARALVGLVPQTPGDLLYLETVDAECAEADRESGAEPGACRALLDRIAPGIDGTLHPRDVSEGQRLALVLAIQLVAAPQVMLLDEPTRGLDYHAKRRLVRVVRELADAGRAIVLATHDVEFVAQVADRVVVMAEGDIVADGPTAEVVVSSPAFAPQVAKILAPAEWLTVTDVGNALADTDISDRESASEDGVPTARDARASAADREPTG, encoded by the coding sequence GTGATCGAATTCCGCGACGTCACCATCACCTACGCCGACGCACCGGCCCCCGCCCTGCGCGACGTGCAATTGACCATTCCCGAAGGGGAGTTGTGTCTGGTCGTCGGTCGCACCGGGGCGGGCAAGTCAACCCTGCTGGGGGCGATCAACGGCCTGGTCCCGCACTTCACCGGCGGCACCCTGCGTGGCAGCGTGCTCGTCGACGGGATCGAGACCCGCTCGCAACCGCCGCGCGAATTCGCGCACCTGGTGGGCGTGGTCGGTCAGGATCCGCTCGCCGGCTTCGTCACCGACACGGTCGAGGAAGAACTCGCTTACGGGATGGAGCAGTTGGCCATCCCGTCGGCGGTGATGCGCAAACGTGTCGAGGAAACCCTCGACCTGCTCGGTATCGCCGAGCTGCGGCATCGTCCGCTGCGTACGCTTTCCGGCGGCCAGCAGCAGCGGGTCGCGATCGGCGCGGTGTTGACCGCGCATCCCCGGGTGCTGGTCCTGGACGAGCCGACCTCGGCACTCGACCCGACCGCCGCCGAGGACGTCCTGGCCGCGATCACCCGGCTCGTGCACGACCTCGGGATCACCGCGATCGTCGCCGAACACCGCATGGAACGGGTCGTGCAGTACGCCGACCGGCTCGTCCACCTGCCCGGCGACCGCACGGTCCGCGACGGCGCGCCCGCCGAAATCCTGGAGACCTGCGACATCGCCCCGCCCGTGGTCGAACTCGGGCGGCTCGCCGGCTGGTCGCCGCTGCCGCTGTCGGTCCGCGACGCCCGCCGCCTGGCCGCACCACTGCGGGCGCGGTTGGCGGACCGTACCCCGCCCGGACCACGATCGGCCCATTCCACGGCCGCCCCGCTGCTGACCGCGCGGCGCATCATCGTGCGCTATGGCGACGTGATCGCCGTACGCGGCCTCGACCTGGAGTTGCCGGCCGGGCAGGTCACCGCCCTGATGGGCCGCAACGGCTCCGGCAAATCCTCGCTGCTGTGGGCCCTCCAGGGCTCCGGTCCCCGCCAGGGCGGCACCGTGGACGTGGCGGGCGCCGATCCGGGCCGGGCCGAGCCGAAGCGGGCTCGCGCACTGGTCGGTCTGGTCCCGCAGACTCCTGGCGACCTGCTCTACCTGGAGACCGTGGACGCCGAATGCGCCGAGGCGGACCGGGAATCCGGCGCCGAACCCGGTGCGTGCCGGGCGCTGCTCGATCGCATCGCGCCGGGGATCGACGGCACCCTGCACCCGCGCGATGTCTCCGAGGGGCAGCGCCTCGCCCTGGTGCTTGCCATCCAACTGGTAGCCGCGCCACAGGTAATGCTGCTGGACGAACCGACGCGCGGCCTCGACTACCACGCGAAGCGGCGACTCGTCCGAGTGGTGCGCGAACTCGCCGACGCGGGGCGGGCGATCGTACTGGCCACACACGACGTCGAGTTCGTGGCACAGGTCGCCGACCGCGTGGTGGTGATGGCCGAGGGCGACATCGTCGCCGACGGTCCGACCGCCGAAGTCGTCGTCTCCTCGCCCGCGTTCGCACCCCAGGTGGCCAAGATCCTCGCACCGGCCGAATGGCTGACCGTCACCGACGTCGGCAACGCCCTTGCGGATACGGACATCAGCGACCGGGAGTCCGCCTCCGAGGACGGCGTCCCGACCGCACGCGACGCTCGCGCATCCGCCGCAGACAGGGAGCCCACCGGATGA
- a CDS encoding CbiQ family ECF transporter T component, with amino-acid sequence MNVPHPKPSPTAAALRRGGGRLPRTVHPGAWWLWALGLATAASRTTNPLLLALLLAVSGLVVANRRSDAPWALAFRMYLFLGLFIIVMRVLFRIVFGAGAASGHVLVDLPEIPLPAWAAGIHLFGPVALEHVLGGFYDGLRLATMIVCLGAANALASPKRMLKAVPAALYEVGAAVVVALSVAPQLVESVQRVRRARRLRGGAQKGMRALRSIAIPVLQDALDRSLALAAAMDSRGYGRNRHLPRAIRLLTGVLTLVGLIGVCVGVYALLDGSTPRYLGATMLPGGLLIAGIGFVLTGRRINRSIYLPDRWRPAEFAVAGCGLGTGALLYLTSRIDAGNLYPSLSPLAWPELAPLPVLALLVGVLPAWLAPPPPLTAPRIGDTAPAPDTSAVAPRAGPAGTGTTIREKSVR; translated from the coding sequence ATGAACGTGCCCCACCCGAAACCGTCGCCGACCGCTGCGGCGCTCCGCCGCGGCGGCGGCCGGCTGCCCCGCACCGTGCACCCCGGCGCGTGGTGGTTGTGGGCGCTCGGGCTGGCCACCGCCGCCAGCCGGACCACCAACCCGCTGCTGCTCGCGCTGCTCCTGGCCGTGTCTGGGCTCGTCGTGGCCAACCGGCGCAGCGACGCCCCGTGGGCCCTGGCGTTTCGGATGTACCTGTTCCTTGGGTTGTTCATCATCGTGATGCGGGTGCTGTTCCGGATCGTCTTCGGCGCGGGCGCGGCGAGCGGGCATGTGCTCGTCGACCTGCCGGAGATCCCGCTGCCCGCGTGGGCGGCGGGCATCCACCTGTTCGGGCCGGTCGCGCTCGAACACGTCCTGGGCGGGTTCTACGACGGGTTGCGGCTGGCCACGATGATCGTGTGCCTGGGCGCGGCGAACGCGTTGGCCAGTCCCAAGCGCATGCTCAAGGCGGTGCCGGCGGCGCTGTACGAGGTGGGCGCGGCGGTGGTCGTGGCGCTGTCGGTCGCGCCGCAGTTGGTCGAGAGCGTGCAGCGGGTACGCCGGGCCCGCCGACTGCGCGGCGGGGCGCAAAAGGGCATGCGGGCGTTGCGGTCGATCGCGATCCCGGTCCTTCAGGACGCGCTGGATCGTTCGCTGGCACTGGCCGCCGCGATGGACTCGCGCGGATACGGCCGCAATCGGCATCTACCACGCGCGATCCGACTGTTGACCGGCGTCCTGACCCTCGTCGGGCTGATCGGCGTGTGCGTCGGCGTCTACGCGCTCCTCGACGGAAGCACACCCCGCTACTTGGGCGCCACGATGCTGCCCGGCGGCCTCCTGATCGCCGGCATCGGCTTCGTGCTCACCGGCCGGCGGATCAACCGGAGCATCTACCTCCCCGACCGCTGGCGCCCGGCCGAATTCGCGGTCGCCGGCTGCGGTCTGGGCACCGGCGCGCTGCTCTACCTGACCAGCCGGATCGACGCGGGCAACCTGTACCCGTCGCTGAGCCCGCTCGCCTGGCCCGAACTGGCCCCGCTCCCGGTACTCGCGCTGCTCGTCGGCGTGCTGCCCGCGTGGCTGGCGCCGCCGCCACCGCTCACCGCGCCTCGCATCGGCGACACCGCGCCCGCACCCGATACGTCGGCCGTCGCGCCGAGGGCGGGCCCGGCCGGTACCGGTACCACCATCAGGGAGAAGTCCGTCCGGTGA
- a CDS encoding prenyltransferase/squalene oxidase repeat-containing protein has product MALAATRSEPAALKAATDAVAANIRKYNSVEEWGMPGSRIAGATAKVLFASVVAGRNPATFGGLDMRAETLDLVAGPDAGDDVGRVRDKLTGSPDSGNAFGQSLAVLGLARSGGVPQSAVDFLIKQQCPSGGFRLFPGQLGSTGPVCQDTPTTVLDPDSTGMAVQALLSAAAENGSTGAAAAAKKGADWLKSRQRADGSFGGSGPTAASNTNSTGLAGQALRAVGYSAEADKAAAWVAKHQITADNAGAATKDVGTIAYNEEALTSAQAEGIPDFQRDQWRRATPQALLVLAGVPLGDLGKAPTEPTGTATSTTVPTGSHTPAPTGSATHTESASPSASTSPTTSLSQTASASISASSSASATNTNQAGTGGSISGAGGTANGGGSSLARTGAQVGGLVLLAVGLVGTGFAVRAGARRKNGRHT; this is encoded by the coding sequence ATGGCGCTGGCGGCCACCCGTTCGGAGCCTGCGGCGCTCAAGGCCGCGACCGACGCCGTGGCGGCCAACATCCGCAAGTACAACAGCGTCGAGGAGTGGGGCATGCCCGGCTCGCGGATCGCCGGGGCGACCGCGAAGGTGTTGTTCGCCTCGGTCGTGGCCGGCCGCAACCCGGCCACGTTCGGCGGGCTGGACATGCGGGCGGAGACCCTCGATCTGGTCGCCGGCCCGGACGCGGGCGACGACGTGGGTCGGGTCCGGGACAAGCTCACCGGCAGCCCGGACTCCGGCAACGCCTTCGGGCAGTCGCTCGCCGTCCTGGGCCTGGCCCGCAGCGGCGGAGTCCCGCAGAGTGCGGTGGACTTCCTGATCAAGCAGCAGTGCCCCAGCGGCGGCTTCCGACTGTTCCCGGGGCAGCTGGGCAGCACCGGGCCGGTCTGCCAGGACACCCCGACCACCGTCCTCGATCCGGACTCCACCGGGATGGCCGTGCAGGCACTGCTGTCCGCGGCGGCGGAGAACGGGTCGACCGGCGCTGCGGCGGCCGCGAAAAAGGGTGCGGACTGGCTGAAGTCCCGGCAGCGCGCGGACGGTTCGTTCGGTGGTTCGGGGCCCACAGCGGCCTCGAACACCAACAGCACCGGCCTGGCCGGTCAGGCGCTGCGCGCGGTCGGCTACTCGGCCGAGGCGGACAAGGCCGCCGCGTGGGTGGCCAAGCACCAGATCACCGCCGACAACGCAGGCGCCGCGACCAAGGACGTCGGCACGATCGCCTACAACGAGGAGGCGCTGACCTCGGCGCAGGCGGAGGGCATCCCCGACTTCCAGCGCGACCAGTGGCGCCGCGCGACCCCGCAGGCCCTGCTCGTACTCGCGGGCGTCCCGCTCGGCGACCTGGGTAAGGCGCCGACCGAGCCGACCGGGACCGCCACAAGCACCACCGTGCCGACCGGATCCCACACTCCCGCGCCCACCGGCTCGGCCACCCACACCGAATCCGCGAGCCCATCGGCCTCAACGTCGCCCACCACCTCGCTCAGCCAGACCGCTAGCGCGTCGATCTCCGCGTCTTCGTCCGCGTCCGCGACGAACACGAACCAGGCCGGCACGGGCGGCTCGATATCCGGCGCCGGCGGCACCGCGAACGGGGGCGGCAGCAGCCTCGCCCGTACCGGTGCCCAGGTCGGCGGATTGGTGTTGCTCGCGGTCGGCCTGGTCGGTACCGGCTTCGCCGTCCGCGCGGGTGCGCGCCGGAAGAACGGACGGCACACGTGA